From Pseudonocardia autotrophica, one genomic window encodes:
- a CDS encoding type II secretion system F family protein: protein MTLGALAAAAAGACLALGAMLVVAGIRGRPPEPRLPAAPAPPWLQRLRRMWAAMGDPARSRTDRRRRAVGWVAAGAVVWVMTGWPVAGVATILAGLWLPWLLGSARVVQERIATLEALESWCRRMADTLTGGGAIGLAQAITTTAGRVDGPISDAVRALARRQQTEQGHPATALREFADAVDDRTGDTVAAALLLALHQQSSGIAEVLRQLADGVARDVRARREIEAARAESRQSIRILLLIQAGLLVLLAVVPTFAAPYSTPAGQVVMAVLLAGTGGLLVWMRRLSLGRTPPRFLSRAGAP, encoded by the coding sequence ATGACGCTCGGCGCGCTCGCCGCAGCGGCGGCCGGAGCCTGCCTCGCCCTCGGGGCCATGCTGGTCGTCGCCGGAATCCGCGGACGACCCCCCGAGCCGCGCCTGCCCGCCGCGCCCGCGCCGCCGTGGCTGCAGCGACTCCGCCGCATGTGGGCCGCGATGGGCGACCCGGCCCGGTCGCGGACGGATCGCCGGCGCCGCGCTGTGGGCTGGGTGGCGGCGGGAGCCGTCGTGTGGGTCATGACCGGGTGGCCGGTCGCGGGCGTTGCGACCATCTTGGCCGGGCTGTGGCTGCCGTGGCTGCTGGGCTCGGCGCGCGTGGTGCAGGAGCGGATCGCCACGCTCGAAGCGCTGGAGAGCTGGTGTCGCCGCATGGCCGACACCCTCACCGGCGGCGGGGCGATCGGGCTCGCCCAGGCGATCACCACGACAGCTGGCCGCGTCGACGGACCGATCTCCGACGCGGTGCGCGCCCTGGCCCGCCGCCAGCAGACCGAGCAGGGCCATCCCGCCACAGCGCTGCGCGAGTTCGCCGACGCGGTCGACGACCGCACCGGCGACACCGTGGCCGCGGCTCTCCTTCTCGCCCTGCACCAGCAGAGCAGCGGCATCGCTGAGGTACTGCGGCAGCTCGCCGACGGTGTCGCCCGCGACGTCCGTGCCCGCCGCGAGATCGAGGCGGCCCGGGCGGAGTCCCGGCAGTCCATCCGCATCCTCCTGCTCATCCAGGCCGGCCTGCTCGTCCTGCTCGCGGTCGTCCCGACGTTCGCCGCGCCCTACAGCACCCCTGCTGGTCAGGTGGTCATGGCGGTGCTGCTCGCCGGCACGGGTGGGCTGCTGGTGTGGATGCGCCGCCTGTCGCTCGGTCGGACCCCACCCAGATTTCTCAGTAGGGCGGGCGCGCCATGA